DNA sequence from the Megalops cyprinoides isolate fMegCyp1 chromosome 24, fMegCyp1.pri, whole genome shotgun sequence genome:
AACAGAAGCACTCTACCACCTCTGGAAGTAAGTGGGAATTGGAGAACATGGTtaggttattttttatttattaacactCTGGTTCCACTTTGCCACTTTattttttggccttttttccCTGCAGAGGATGTCCTggttctctcacacactgcagggcTCTGGCCAGCAGCCTCCTGCTCCGCATGCAGCGCCCCCTACTGTGGAGGACCTGTCTTATGCATGCCTTGCACAGCCCAGCAGCGAATTGCAACCTTCTGCTGCACAGAGCTGGCACTGCATGCCCTCTAGCTCTGATTCCCATAGCCTGGCCGCCTTCCCCTCTGTGCCTCAGACAACAGCGCCACCTAGCCTGGAGGACTTATCCAGCAGCTGTGTGGGAACAGGGACGGGGGCGGGGCCAGCGCCTCTCTCCTATGTGACCATACAGGAGCAGCGCTGTGTGCTGAGTTGGTTCCAGGGTTGGGGGGTGGCCCAGAGAGACCGCTTCCTGCAGGACCTGTTGGCCAAGGCTGTGCCAGGGAAGGTTTGCACCTTGCTGGATCAACTCAACACACTGCAGGTACTGAACACCAGCTcaacacactgcagacacagagcaccAACTCATCACACTGCAGGTACTGAGCACCATATCAGCACCAACAGCAAGCATCAGATCAACACACTGCAGATACACAGCACAGTCTTAACACACTAGCTTTTCTCCATGACAACTCACAACGAAGGTGTTAAGCACTAGTCCCTCAGGCTCAATCACAGACAGCCGAGGTATGGATACTCTTTAGGTACCAAACACTGTATGCTGTACTGCACTTAAGAAGCTATTTTAGCGCCTATGTGTTCGTGATGGCGCTGGTTATCACAGCACTTTGTGGGAGGGATTGGTGCATGTTTGGACATGGTTGTGTGTTCAGCATGTGCTTTTGCTCCTGGGACATGACTGGATGCATTTTGTGCTCTTTGTAAGTGGCTCTGCATTAGGGTGCGTGTtaaatgagtgtgagtgtggatgtaATCCGGATCCACAGCAGAGTGCAGCTTTCACACCTACTGCAGGATCTCCACGCGGCCTGCACCGCTTACAGTCTGGAGCAATGTGTGCAGAGGAGGAAATAATGGCAGTATTATGTATTCCTGGTCTGATCCAGAGTGTCTTACGTAGGGTATAAATTTTAAATGctatccatttgcacagctggatatttactgaggcagctgggttaagtaccttgcccaagggtacaacagcagtgtcccagtggggaatcaaaccggcaacctttcggttaggagATCCACTGCACATTCTCATGCCTCACCCTGCTGGTGGTGGGTCCCTGCGCCTGGTTTTGAGGCTGCCCCTGTGCCCCTCTCGCCCCCCGCAGGTGCGGGACCGCCCGCCCAGCATCTTCGAATGCCAGCTGAGGCTGTGGTCGCAGTGGTTCGAGTCGTGGAGCGAGGAGGAGAGGAATGCCTTCCTGCACCAGCTGGAGGAGCACGACCCCATCTTCGTTGCCCACTTCTACAGAGTGGTGGCGGGGACGGCGGGCAGGGACTGAGGGGTTCAGGGTGGATCCTGCCCGATTCTCGCCCGATTCCCTGAGCCCGGGGGCAGGGGGAGTCAGTCCTGTGTTTCACTGAGAGAAAggatggggggttggggggccGCTCACCTGGGCTTAATCACTGCACTATTGAATGGGTGGGGCACAGACTGGGTTCCAGTGTAATATGATGAAGAGATCAGTGGGATGGAAAGAGAGGCGGAGCGGTAGAGAGGAGCGCAGGTCACGGCTTCACACAGCGAGGGTAAGTGTCTTGGGGAGATCTGTGTGTGACGACACTGTGGAgacaggtgcaggtgtgtgtgcgtgtaacgGAAATAAAAGCTTCCGTCCTGTTAAGTGGCCACTTTGTTCAGCGTGGCATGTCCTACCGCTCACGgcaggctgagtgagtgtgcgtcAGAGTGCACACGGTCTGCACGCTGCTGTTCATTCCCTTCCAAAGGAAAAGGGAAAGTGAAAGAGAAGGGTCAGCAGCATGTCTCCACAAAATGCAGAGTTtgaatccattaaaaaaaattgtgttgcaCCAATATTCAGAGGTATGGTTTGTTCCTTCTTAGATACTGGTCCAGTCAGTCGCCTGCATTTTCTACCTGAGCAATAGATTATTTTGTGCTCCTGGTAGATTCTCTGGTCAGTGGTCCAAAATGCCCCATTTAATCACGAAAACTCTTGACTGTGTCACGTATACATTGGACAACACAGAAACTCTTCAGCAGGTTATGGTAGTGATTTTCCCACATTTCTGACCGTCCTTGCAAGCTCCCTGCCATGATTTTCACAGTTCCTTGAGGAGGGCCACACACATACGCATTTCCTTTCTCTGCTCCACATGTACTGACCCAAGTTCAGCTCACCGAACCTGTCTCCAACTCAGCCATTATGTCCAGGAAAAGCCAGGTGCAGATCCAGGACTCACAGCTTGGGGGGCAGACTTTTCACATGGAgttgtcctgtgtgtgtgtgagagtgagcctgagagtgtgtctgtgtgtgtgagagtgagcctgagagtgtgtctgtgtgtgtgagggtgcgttTCCCACCCTGACTTTCCAGCCAGGTGGGTTTTGGATGCATGGTGTTGTAGTTCACAGAGTTGGAAATGAAACGTGTATTTTTCCAACCCTTTATTGATTGCAAACACATCTTTTGCTGCCAGAATCTGCAGTGGTAACATTTTCTAACTCATTTCCAGCACAGTTGAAGGTATGGTTGATTCATCAGTCCTAGAAGTTCAGGAAACTAAGATTGtttacatgaaatgaatgtTGATTCTTGActaaaatcaaatcaagctTTGAAGTACTGCCCAATAAGAGGGAAGAAAGTCTTAATACATGTGCTTTAgacaaaaatgtgtatattattttgattttttgtttaacCGATATAACCGGAACCTCTTTTTAGAGGTTTTAAATAAAAGCCTGCTCTTCACCCAAGCCATGATAGTGAGGTGCCAACATGTGTGAGGACAAGGGGGGCTTCGTTTACATCGCTGTCCTCACAGGTCATAATGAAGGGGTACATCTTCTCTTGGAAGACTTGCCCGGTGAAGGAGTACATATGAGACCTGTTCTCTGGGTTGTAGAAAGCAACTTCACCCCCTTTGTAGTCCAGATACACACCTATCTTATTGGGCTTTTCCCTCATAGGGATGGTGACTGGGCTACCAGCCAGTGCTCTGAAGTCGCCGTTTCTGGTCAATATTATGGTCCAGAATCCCTTGCTGGGCTTCGGCACAATTCTTCCTTTCCTGCCTGCTGACCCTGCAGCCACTCCTATGCTGTAGCAAGCCTTCCCCTCCACTTTCACTTCCCAGTAGTGTCTCCCTGAGGCGAAGCCATCCTTCGCCATGATGGCCAGGGACGTGTCGAACCTCTCGGGGTTGTCTGGGACGTTGCGCGTGTTCACCACTGCGACCTCCCTCCCATCCCGAGACAGCGACAGCTTGGGGTGTGCTGTGTTACCGTCCATAGTCACAACAGCTGGcagagtgggggcagagtgagtgagtcagaTGATGATGTTGccccttgtgtttctgtggtgtttttacTTTTCCTGTTACTGGTGCTGTACAGAGTGGGCATGCTATGCAGGGCCATTGCTTAAAATGACGGAATAGTACGGTATAGTACCAAGAAACATCAGTCATGCACTTTAAACGGCCTTGAATAGGGCCGCAATGAGGTAGAGTGCCTCTGTGCTGAGGACAGGCGTTTCGGTGAACTGGATTTTGGCAAGATGTGGTGTTCTCAAATCCAAACACTTCTGTCTATGACGATGGGGTCTCTACATTGAAATGCACCGAGGCTATTGCCAAACAGCACAAGGCCAGTGGACAAGGGGCTTTTGAGAAACGGGCGGGGGAAAAACGCAGGCGTCCCCAGCGGTGCCGAGCAGCGATGAGAACACCTGTGCAACCGTCCCTGTGCACAGCGGTAC
Encoded proteins:
- the c24h14orf119 gene encoding uncharacterized protein C14orf119 homolog; the protein is MSWFSHTLQGSGQQPPAPHAAPPTVEDLSYACLAQPSSELQPSAAQSWHCMPSSSDSHSLAAFPSVPQTTAPPSLEDLSSSCVGTGTGAGPAPLSYVTIQEQRCVLSWFQGWGVAQRDRFLQDLLAKAVPGKVCTLLDQLNTLQVRDRPPSIFECQLRLWSQWFESWSEEERNAFLHQLEEHDPIFVAHFYRVVAGTAGRD